The sequence tttatttatttattttgaggtgagttacactctgccatccaggttggagtatagtggtgtgatcttggctcactgaaaactccacctcctgggttcaagctatcctcccacctcagcctcccaagtagctagaattacaaatatgcacctccatgcccagctaatttttttagtatttttagtagagacagggtttcaccatggtggcctggctggtctcaaactcctgacctcaagtgatctgccttagcctcccaaagtgctgagattacagacatgagtcactaaACCTGGCcatgggtaatttatttttaaaagaggtttgattggctcacGTTTCCACaagttgtacaggaagcatggcagcatctgcctCTGGGGAGGTATCAGGGAGcatttactcatggcagaaggcaaagctgCAGCAGGCATCTTCACGTGACCAAAACAGGAGAAACAGAGAGTGagaagggaggtgccacacacttttaaacaaccagatcttgtgaaaactctatcatgagaatagcaccaaacggatggtgctaaaccatccaTGAAGGATctactcccatgatccaatcacctcccccagacccctcctccaacactggacattacaattgaacatgagatatGGGtgcacagatccaaaccatatcattctgcctctggtTCCTCCCAATCTTACATCCTCACATTGTAAAATATAATCATCCTTTCTCAACAGTCtacaaagtcttaactcatttcagcattaacgtaaaagtccaaagtcttacctgagacaaggctagtcccttctgcctatgagcctgtagaattaaaaacaagttagttacttccaagatacaagcATTGGGTAAGTACTCTCAttacaaaagggagaaattggtcGAAAGAAAGGGCATATAATTTCcacacaagtctgaaacccagcaggacagtcattaagtcttaaagctccaaaataatctccattgactccatgtctcacttcCAGGGCCCACTGATGCAAACGTGGGTTCCCAAGGACCTGGACAACTCTGCCCCTTaggctttgcaggatacagcaccctggctgctttcatgggctggtgttgagtccctgcagcttttctaggcacacagtgcaagctgtcattGTATCTACCATTccagggtctggaggacagtggtgctCTTCTCATACATACATTAGGCAGTCCCCAGTGTGGATTCTGTGTGGaggctccaactccacatttcctcttcacattgccctagtagaggttctccatgagggctccacccctgcaacaGGTTTCTGCCTGGACAGCTTTTCCATacttcctctgaaatctagacagaagatcccaagcctcaactcttgcactctgtgcacCTGCAAGCTTAACACTATGTGGAAGCCACGAAGGCTTGTGGCTTGTGCCCTCTGAAGcagcagcccaagctgtacctgggcGCCTTTGAGTCACAGCTAGagctagagtagctgggatgcaaGGAGCAGTGTCTCAAGGCTGCACAGGgaagcagggccctgggcctggctcatgaaaccatttttccctcctatgcctctgggcctatgatgggagaggctgcctcAAAGGTCTCTGTAATGCCTTGgaggcctttttcccattgtcttggccattaacattttgctcttctttacctatgcaaatttctgcagccagcttgaattcctccccagaaaatgggtttttcttttgtaccacatggccaggctgtaaattttccaaacttttatgctctgcatcccttttaaatataagtcatttctttgcttaTGCATATGAGTTGAAGCTGTTAGAAGCAACCAGGTTATTTACTGAACACTTTGCTgcatagaatttttttctgttaaataccctaaatcatcactctcaagttcaaagttccacagatccctagaacAGGGGCACAATGCTGCCAGGTTCTTTGCTAATGCATAACAAATGTGACTTTTGTTCAaattcccaataagttcctcatttccatctgagactttCTCAGCCTGGAtatcattgtccatatcactatcagcattttggtcacaacaactTAACAAGTCTCTAGAGAGTTCCaaattttttctcatcttcctgtcttcttctgagccctccacactcttccaacctctgcccattacccagatCCAAAGTCGCTTCCAAATTTCcagatatctttatagcaatgccccacacCTCAATACCAATTTTCTATCTCAGTCCATTCTTATCTTGCTATacagaaatgcctgagactgggtaatttataaacaaaagaggttaaattggcttatggttccacaggctgtacaggaagtacagaagcatctgcttctgggggaggtatcagggagcttttactcatggtggaaggcaaagctgGAGCAGACGTCTTCACGTGGCCAGAgcaggggaaaagaaagaatgagaagggAGGTGCCACAAACTTCTAAACAagtagatctcatgagaactctatcaggagaacagcaccaaaAGGATAGTGCTAGGCCATTCATGCAGGATCTacccccatgatcaaatcacctcctactgggccccatctccaacactggatATTACAaatgaacatgagatttgagtagggacacaaatccaaaccatatcagctgggATAAATCAAGCTGTCTTATATAAGGCAAATTCCAGAAAGCAGCACCACAGTAATCAGTCTTAACTCTACCCGAAATGAAAAGATACTAGGGTATCCCCCAGATGAGCTCTGTTTATTCCCCTTGTGGAAAAAAGGCCAAAAAGCCTTCAGAGGGACAGCTGAAGTTCTCAAATAATAACAGCCACACCTGTCTAGACATTAATAGAAGAATCTTCAAATTGACCACTCTGAACAGCAACATGGAGGACACGTTAATTAgataagaaaacaagaagaagCTATGGAAAGGGCTAGGACACCCAGAATGGGAAGGCGTGACTTGGGAAATCCCCTACTTAGACTTTCATGTGGACTGTATTTATTGTTCCTTATTCCACATCTTAATCCATGCTCTATTGCTGGAGTGGCTTATTAGGAAGGATGGAAATTAGAGGAGTTAGTTAATGAGCTCTTAAAGACAGCATGATCATCCATTTCTAGATAATCAAAGACTGATAAGACTGGACCTGACTTTTTAGCAAAGGACCTACGAGTTTTGAGGTGGAGAATCCTAAGATATATTGAATTAAAACGGAACATGTTGGTTCATCTGAAATTTGCCCTTTAAATCTCAAATTGAAGTTATAAATATAACGGCTCTGTGAATTCACAAATTCTGCTTCTGACAACATGTTCTCTTTACTACTCCTCGTCTACCCTGAGATTTATTAATTTATCATACCTGGGCCTACATAGCCTCTCTCCTATAGTCTTACTGCAGACTAATTGAGACCTAAATGTGGCAAGGAGAAAATTCCTAGATGTGGAGAATCTGGTCTTAGCCCTTATTTTCCATTACTTGTCCCTTCAAAGGtgaagtaattttcccaaggttattCAACAAGTAAGTCCCATCTTAAGCCTAAGCTTCTCCACCTTGAATTTACCAGCCCTTCTAGattaagaaacaataaatatttctgtttcctATTTCTGAAGCTTTTTAGTGGGATATTACAGCGTGAGATGGTGACATTTCATAACATTTGAAGGATTTGCTATTAGTCTGGTAATGGAAAACATActaatgaatacacacacacacacacacacacaattgagAACTCAGCAACTTCTCAGCAAATGGTAAACAAGTAGAACAGACGAGACGCACATGGGAAACCTCCAGTCATAAAGAGTATTTTCTGAGCAAAACAGAAACTCATTCTTCCCCACAGCAACCACCATGGGGAGAGAACTTCAGAATCCACCTGGGCATCCAAGAGGCAGCTGCTGAGCTTATCTACAGTGGCTCTAGGACCCTAGGGCATCTCACACAAGCAGAAAGGAGGAGAAACAGGTCCTCAAACTGAGGCTGCAGTAACAATTTGCTTTTGCATTTGAAGTGGACTGCTCCCTTACCAGGCAGAAACAGAGCTGTCTCACACGAAGAAAGAGTTGGTTCACAAAATAGATAATTAATAAATGAGCTGTGCTGGGTTTTGTGTTTTGATTGTTGTTTCTTGGACTTAATACTGTTTGAAGCAATAAGCAATGGTGAAAGAATTCTATGTGAACAGGTCATTCTCATCTTTGGCCACACTCCTCTTCATTGGTTGAAGGGTATAAAACACCTTTTTCTGAGGGTTATAAAAGGAATCAAATTAGGCAAAACATGGATTTGCTCATTGGCCACATGCAAGGCACATTATTTCTTGCTCTGAGAGATATAAAGATGAGTTCAATGGGAATTCTGCTCTTGAGAACTTATAGTTTGATGAGAGAGTCAGGCTGCACAAATAGCTGTATCACCAGGAAGAAAGTGATGGCATGAAGTAAAGGATAAAGGACTAGGGAGATACAAGGGAGAATATATTTCTAACATAAAGAAtcacggccaggcatggtggctcatgcctgtaatcccagcactttgggaggccgaggcaggtagatcacctgaggtcaggagttcaagaccagcctgaccaacatggtgaaaccccgtctctactaaaaatacaaaaactagccgggcgtggtggcatgtacctgtagtcccagctactcaggaggctgagagaggagaatcacttgaacccaagaggcagaggttacagtgaaccgagatcacaccactgcactacagcctgggtgacagagagagacttcatctcaaaaaataaaaaaaaaaaaaaagaatcaaggagAATCCATGTTTTTAGAGGCAAGGACATTTTAGTTGGGCCTATcccaatgacctcattttaacgaTCGTCTGCAAAgattctgtttccaaataaggtcacatgcttatgtactggaggttaggacttcatcTTTTTGGGGGGAACAATTCAACCCAAAATGGTAAGTATGTATATCTTGTAGAAATGTGACACTATGTTCTAAAGGGATATACTATTGGAGTCATAGGGTAAGGCCACTATTGTGTGAATGAAGGTGGATTCTCCACTGAAGGAAGAAGATAATACACTGATTAGGCATCTTTCTAAAAGATGGAAACAGAAAATGGGGAATATAGGCCTGGATTGGGGTTAGTTCCTCTGTCTGGACTTTGACTTGGGCCTAGACACTGTGGAATTGAGGCATGTGTGAGGTGTTTCTGGGTGTTAGAGAAAACCTGTCCTCTTCCTAAAATGATGGTGAAGAGAATGGGCTCTGAGCAGAAGGCAGCTGTATGGAGGCCAGGTGAACGGACTGGGAACTGAGGACTCCAAGAACAGCCCTATCTAGTAGCCAGTTGTTATTCTTTATGTGAAAGTCCCTCTGAGATCCCCAGTCCTAGGAAAAGTCTTGTTAAAGCCACAGTTTGGTCTAACGCTAGAGAGATTATGTTCACGCCTGGATTACAGTGATAAGGGGGAGGTCCATAAATGTATCCAAGGATCAAAAATTGCAGGTGATAGTCTATAGTCACATTGGTTAAGTCATCCACAGGAGCCCTTGTGAGAAACCCCCTGAGAATTTCCAGAGAGCAGACTCTGGGCATTGTTATCGATATGACTTAATTTGTACCAACTTTTTGCTGAGATATTCACATTACTTGCAAGCTTTGCTACTGACAGCTCAAATGAGAgaaattttttatcatttttaggaGCGGTTTTATATCATTAAAACCATATGCTGAAAGAcaaattcattaaagaaaaaaaaatagacatttccaAGAAACAAAACTAACTCATTTTGTAACCTCCCACATGATCATGGTTAGATCGCATGTATTTAGTGATCAGcctttctttaactcttttttttttctcaagatagagtcttgctctgttgcccaggctggagtgcggtggcaccatcttggctcacggcaacctctgcctccccaattcaagcaattctcctgcctcagcctcctgaatagctgggattacagaaacgcaccaccacgcccagccaatttttgtatttttagtagagattgggtttcaccatgttggccaggctggtctcaaactcctgatcttgtgatctgccggccttggcctcccaaagtgctggaattacaggtgtgagccaccgggcccagctctttaactcttaaaaatgaacaaaacagagaCCAGGAATGACACTTTGAGAATCATTGGTGGAGAGAACTTCACCATCAAATGTGCAGCGTCCTGAGACTGATGGGGACATTGTCCCTGGTAAGATAGTTCAGAACCTATTCAGAAGAGCTCATGCATAGCTGCCTAAGTTATTGCCATCCACTATTGCCTCCCATCTTGGGGAGAGTCTTGCTGTCTGGACAACACAGCTGAGCCTTCTGCCTTGTATTGTGACTGTACTGACTTGTTCCAAATACTTTGGGTGAGAAAACTCTGTTGGATTTTCCAGTTAGCATATCTGCTtgctcttttatttctctggccCCAATATTTACATCTTATAAAAGTAATCAAGTTGGTGATACCAGCAAAATTTCACACTACACACATTCTTAGTTATGAaacattggaattttttttaatcagcaaaatgaaaatgGCATTTGATAGCACCTCTTCTTTTCAATATAGTACATAGAGTTTCTGGCcagcacagaagaaagaaaaataaaacaaagtataagTATTCGCTAAAAGTCAACCCGTCAAGCCACCTCACTGGGAGAACTGCAATATCAGTGTCTTTGGGTCTCTCCTCTTGAGCTGATTAGATTCTGAGAGAGCAACATTCCAAACAGCTGCTAGGAAGAGCAAAGAGGGGTGGAGTGAGGGGTCCAGATGTCAGTGACCATCAGTTCTCTTCTTCAGTACTGGCCAGAACCTTCCAATTTGCCTCTCATTCCCTGGTTCCACGATCCTctcttcactttaaaaaccagCTGCATTTTGGGAAGGGGAGGGCGTGGATCAGGGTCTTGCTCAAAGCTCAAGTCACTGCCACCAATCTCCATATGATGGCTTCCACTCCTTACCAGCTCCAGAGCGATTTAGTACTGCTGTGCCCTTCATTTCTGAGGATTCTGCAACATAAACTGTGATGCTTCCCTGGCTCCCCGGGGAGCAGTACTGGACGGCAGCAGTCCCAGGCGGCTGAACAGTGTTGTATTCTGTGTAGTGGCCATCCTCTTTCCTGAACTCTCTCCAGGTGTTCGCTAATGTGAGCATTCTGGAACACATTTCCTGGTACATCTTGGAAAGCTTTGTTTTGGAAAGACCTTTAGGAGATAGGaccaaacttttccaaagtgattttACTAATTACAGAACCCTCCACAACATAAAAGAGACCCTGAATTTCCATGTCTTCTCCACACTGTTTCGACTGGATTGACTTTAATGCCCAGCCCCTCGGTACAGTTTATCATGGGGTCAGCGGGTAAAACTAAGTGTAAGTAGGACACGCTCTCTCCACACCCTGCATGAACAAGTTCCTTACATGCATGTTCTCATGCGCATGTTTGTGCGCAAGGTCGCAGGTCCTCCCTGACACAACCGGCATCAACTTCAATTTAGAAGAATTGAGGGCTAAATTCCCaggaattaaaaaatgaaactgaaaccgCTGAGACTTGTAGTTCGGCTGGCGGAGGCCGCACGCAGCTCTCTGGTATCTGTAGTCGGAAGTACTCTCTGCGCATGCGGATACGGGTGTCACGTGAACCTTTTGTCTTGCTACCTTGCAAGACAAAACATCTGAGGCAGTGATGCAGGACATGTCTATGATCTTAACCTGTAAGAAGTGGGAGCAGCTGGACCCGCCCCAGAGGACCCTGTACGAGGAGGTGACACCAGAGACCTGCAGACCCCTCGTCACTGGGGCGTGCAAACCGGAGTTGACCTACCAGCTGAAGCAGTGATAAAAGAGCCGAAGACACCTTTGCCAAAACTGCTGTCCAGGTGACAAAGTAAAAACCAAGACCAGCCAGCCTTGTCCCTGGAAAGACTAACTCAGGGAGCCAGAAGTTCCTCCAGGTTGAGGTGAGTGTGGGAAAGAGTGGTTGGAAATGCAGAAGGGGCGCTTGAGTCTGGCTACCGTCTCCCACACGGAGACTTTCTGGAGGAAGGTGAGTCCTAAACGCGATGGTCTGGGGGACAGGTGATGGTCTGCACTCATGGGTTTTACAGGAGCCGGTCTCCACAGGAGACAATCCCCGTGAATGTGACTCTCAGGGAACAAGTAAAGACACTTTGGTTCGTGAGGGGAAGACCTACAAATGCAAGGAATGTGGGAAAGTGTTTAACAAGAACAGCCTCCTTGTTCGACATCATCAGATTCATGCTGGGGTGAAGCCTTATGAATGCCAGGAGTGTGGAAAAGCCTTTCGTGAAAAGATCGACTTCTTTCGACACACGAGGATTCACACGGGGGAGAAGCCCTGTAAGTGCGTGGAGTGCGGGAAGGTCTTCAACCGCAGGTCGCACCTCCTGTGCCACCACCGGATTCACGCTGGAGAGACGCCCTATGAGGGCAGCGAGTGTGGAAAGACCTTCAGCTATCACTCTGTCTTCATCCAGCATCGTATGACCCACACAGGAGAAAAACTCTTCGGTGCAAAGAATGTGGGGAAACCTTTTACTGCAACTCTTCCTTAACCCGGCACATGAAGATTCACACCTGAGAGAAGCCCTGCAAAGTGCAGTGAGTGCGGGAAGACCTTCACCTACCACTCTGTTTTCTTCCGACATAGTATGGCCCGCCCTGCAGGAAAGCCCTATGAGtgtaaagaatgtgggaaagGTTTTTACTATGGCTATTCCCTCACTCTACACACAAGGAGCCACAATGGAGAGAAACCTTACGAGTGCCTTGAACGTACAAAGGCCTTTGGCTACCACTCTGCTTTTGCCCGACTTAGATCCACTCGGGAGAAAAAAGCCGTTGAGTGCAAATGATGTGGGAAtttgtgggttttgtttctttcttttttttttttctttgatacatAAGGAGCCACACTGAAGAGAAGCACTCTGAATTCAGTGACAGTAGGAAAGCTGTGACCTGCAGCTCTTCCTCACTTGGCATTGAAGAATTCATTCCAGAGATAAACTCTATAAGATATGTGGGAAGGACTTTTGCAAGTGGGCCCACATCAGTCAACGTCAGAGAACTTAAACAGGGAAAAGACATTGTGACAAAAACTAGTGAAGAAAATCTTTtggccacaggaaatatcttcctCAGCATCAGAGAATTTTTCCAGGAGGGAGACTATTGGTTTTTGTGCACTTGAAAGAACCACCCACATCTCTCTCCATAGTTTGTATCCCTAAGCCAcctcaggaattttttttcttttaagtaagaAGGGAactgtaaaagagaaaaaaagaaattcatgcacAGCTTCTGTCAGACTTCTCTGAAAGCCATGCCTATCAAAATTTGAATTCAgttcttcattttgcagatggctGAAAGGTGCAAGGGCCTTGCCTCATTATTTGTCCTTTATATGTATTCACTCCTGTCTACAGGAGAATTGTCCTCTGTAAAGACTGACTCTGTAAAGATTTATTGAATGCATTCTTTGTTCTAAAACATTGTACTCCTGAGGAACGTAAGTCTTTGTGAGAAATATGAATGCTTAAGTAATGGAATATGTGAAACTTGTAAGAACGTAGAATATAAAAATACTGCCATATAAAATCATTTCATATCTAAGGAGATAAGTATCCACATTGAATTGGTATATTTTGCTGCATCATTTAAGACTATTTaagattttaagttaaaaaaaaaaaattcttcatgtGGTTTTGAACACCCAGCACTCGATAtacttgtttgttttgatttattttctcagGGACAAGAGAATGATGGTGAAGCTGTGTTGCTTTCCCAGGTGAGCCTTGATTATTTCCTCTGTGCTTTCTCAGCTTCTTTGGCCTTCTGTAAGAAGGGCTTCTCCAAGAGCATGTCACTAGTTTTCTAGAGGTTAAACAAGAGctaagacaaaca is a genomic window of Macaca mulatta isolate MMU2019108-1 chromosome 2, T2T-MMU8v2.0, whole genome shotgun sequence containing:
- the ZNF80 gene encoding LOW QUALITY PROTEIN: zinc finger protein 80 (The sequence of the model RefSeq protein was modified relative to this genomic sequence to represent the inferred CDS: inserted 2 bases in 2 codons; deleted 2 bases in 2 codons; substituted 1 base at 1 genomic stop codon) produces the protein MQKGRLSLATVSHTETFWRKVSPKRDGLGTGDGLHSWVLQEPVSTGDNPRECDSQGTSKDTLVREGKTYKCKECGKVFNKNSLLVRHHQIHAGVKPYECQECGKAFREKIDFFRHTRIHTGEKPCKCVECGKVFNRRSHLLCHHRIHAGETPYEGSECGKTFSYHSVFIQHRMTHTGEKLFXCKECGETFYCNSSLTRHMKIHTXEKPCKCSECGKTFTYHSVFFRHSMARPAGKPYECKECGKGFYYGYSLTLHTRSHNGEKPYECLERTKAFGYHSAFARLXIHSGEKSR